The following coding sequences lie in one Trichoderma breve strain T069 chromosome 1, whole genome shotgun sequence genomic window:
- a CDS encoding AMP-binding enzyme domain-containing protein, whose product MASTNFDKLPRKLWEHPDRESTRMWQFMQDVNKRYNLNLQSFTQLYKWSCAHRSDFYRQLWEFIPYIHEGTYTRVVDESIPITGVPRWFEGVRLNWAENALYSRDTSSSSTEALCKLNKEDDKIAFTEVREGNTDIRHVTWGELRQDVAALAAALKERGLQKGDRVVIVGGHSYRTYVVFMATVWLGGIFSSSSTDMGVGGLLQRAVQVNPKFVFFDDGTLYNGKTIDLRPNIRGMMEGMSECDNLQSFIIIQRFAKPFDTSSIPKTERFESFLQAGANKSRPAAVRVEFMDPSIIVYSSGTTGTPKALVHAVGTVFISSSRDVLHRNYGPTDVGLQYTTTGWIMYLSSVAITIYGARCVAYDGSPLVPDPKMFEWFYDTAFPKRAQLANISGGTDIAGCFGQENPLDPVYVGGCQGPVLGIPIAAYDHDLPEGSPGTPLPHGTPGDLVATAAFPNMPVFLWNDGPGPAPGPKYRAAYFERFAGAWAQGDFCAMNPHTGAVLMLGRSDGVLNPSGIRFGSADIYAVLERCFPIEIADSLCVGQRRQQDLDERVVLFVLMKPGLTLDLKLVRRIKDAIAEGLTKRHVPKYVFEIPEIPTTVNGKKVETPVKSIISGRAIKPSGTLLNPQCLQHFYQYQKIEELVEPRAKL is encoded by the exons ATGGCTAGCACCAACTTTGACAAGTTGCCGCGGAAGCTGTGGGAGCATCCTGACCGCGAGAGCACCCGCATGTGGCAGTTCATGCAGGATGTTAACAAGAGATATAATCTGAATCTGCAG TCATTCACTCAACTCTATAAATGGTCATGCGCACACCGCAGCGACTTTTATCGGCAACTCTGGGAATTCATACCTTACATCCATGAGGGCACATACACTCGCGTAGTGGACGAATCCATCCCCATAACCGGAGTGCCGCGATGGTTCGAAGGCGTGCGCCTGAACTGGGCGGAAAACGCACTCTACTCACGAGAtacctcatcgtcatcaactGAAGCCCTGTGTAAGCtaaacaaagaagacgacaagATTGCATTCACAGAGGTCCGAGAGGGCAACACCGACATTCGACATGTTACCTGGGGAGAGCTACGCCAGGATGTTGCGGCACTGGCGGCAGCGCTGAAAGAACGAGGGCTGCAGAAAGGGGATCGAGTGGTTATTGTTGGAGGACACTCGTATAGGACGTATGTGGTGTTTATGGCGACGGTGTGGTTGGGTGGAATCTTTAGTAGCAGTTCGACTGATATGGGAGTCGGTGGGTTGCTGCAGAGGGCAGTGCAGGTGAATCCAAAG TTCGTCTTCTTTGACGATGGCACCTTATACAACGGCAAGACCATCGATCTGAGACCCAACATTCGCGGCATGATGGAGGGCATGTCCGAATGCGACAACCTGcaatcattcatcatcatccaacgCTTCGCCAAACCATTCGACACAAGCTCCATCCCCAAGACAGAACGATTCGAAAGCTTCCTCCAAGCCGGCGCCAACAAATCCCGTCCCGCAGCCGTGAGAGTCGAATTCATGGACCCTTCCATCATCGTCTACTCATCCGGCACAACAGGCACGCCCAAAGCCCTCGTCCACGCAGTcggcaccgtcttcatctcctccagcagagACGTCCTGCACCGAAACTACGGCCCCACGGACGTAGGCCTGCAATACACCACCACCGGATGGATCATGTACTTGTCGAGCGTGGCCATAACCATTTACGGCGCTCGGTGCGTTGCGTACGACGGATCGCCGCTGGTGCCGGATCCAAAG ATGTTTGAGTGGTTCTACGATACGGCGTTTCCGAAGAGGGCGCAGTTGGCGAACATCTCTGGCGGGACAGATATC GCCGGCTGTTTTGGCCAGGAAAACCCCCTTGACCCTGTTTACGTTGGTGGCTGCCAAGGTCCTGTTCTTGGAATTCCCATCGCCGCCTACGACCACGATCTCCCCGAAGGTAGTCCCGGAACTCCCCTCCCACATGGCACGCCCGGTGATCTCGTTGCTACGGCGGCCTTCCCCAACATGCCCGTCTTCCTGTGGAACGACGGCCCCGGTCCGGCTCCGGGACCGAAATACCGAGCCGCATACTTTGAGCGCTTCGCCGGCGCCTGGGCCCAAGGCGACTTTTGCGCAATGAACCCGCATACGGGCGCGGTTCTCATGCTGGGCCGGTCCGATGGTGTGCTGAATCCGAGCGGCATTCGTTTTGGCAGTGCGGATATCTATGCGGTGCTGGAGAGGTGCTTCCCGATTGAGATTGCTGATAGTTTATGTGTGGGACAGAGGAGGCAGCAGGATTTGGATGAGCGGGTGGTGTTGTTTGTCTTGATGAAGCCGGGGCTTACGTTGGACTTGAAGTTGGTGAGGAGGATAAAGGATGCGATTGCGGAGGGACTGACAAAGAGACATGTGCCCAAGTATGTCTTTGAGATTCCCGAAATACCG ACTACTGTGAATGGCAAAAAGGTCGAGACGCCGGTGAAGAGCATCATCTCGGGCAGGGCGATCAAGCCGAGCGGAACGCTTTTGAATCCGCAGTGTCTGCAACACTTTTACCAGTACCAGAAGATTGAAGAGCTGGTGGAGCCACGGGCGAAGCTGTAG
- a CDS encoding protein kinase domain-containing protein, producing the protein MTTLAHNDIATPPEDVLRHTLDGLFQLCERLTVWGQKHTDSGLPLTELVCNEIQSLCATSLLLRIQTTGSGYVSSGSLQQTLVRCKTQLSETLDLLSFHKHAERGGQEGDLNVLYARRYILNQDTHNGTHHLYGRKEGLVRLGLELKEHVAALVQDKPTESLTAGVAVQRFQHLEPRLRDFFSRVQEQLSPRYVHNYTSLADTPYVVDPIEGTSSGSYGTVRKVNHKESGEPLAMKTFREVFYPKQMKKILREIGILEGCNHKNIVRFVQAFRTDDEDDQPVHFVMAPWAPYTLSRFLHSPDVKRKARCPWFQQNSSESNRCIYQIMYGLADAVDYLHKHHIKHKDLKPDNILLYQEKSQYPTALITDVGVSKIYKPGASTNFTDSTYIYLAPEQHAKKESTFKSDVWQLGCCFAEILAVANKGQSGHEELLDSFIRDDENCQCSIAFEQPSFITTLGAICKRGNSAQKKAYAVVVGMLDLNPQDRPSIDAVKAALMKLPGVKTEAANC; encoded by the exons ATGACCACTCTTGCCCATAATGATATTGCCACCCCTCCGGAGGATGTCCTTCGGCATACTCTTGATGGTTTGTTTCAACTATGTGAACGCCTCACGGTTTGGGGGCAAAAGCACACTGATTCAGGCCTGCCTCTGACTGAACTGGTCTGCAACGAGATCCAGAGTTTATGTGCTACCTCCCTCCTGCTCAGGATACAGACTACTGGATCTGGCTATGTCTCATCTGGGAGTCTTCAACAGACACTTGTACGCTGTAAGACACAGCTTTCTGAGACGTTGGACCTTCTTTCGTTCCATAAACATGCGGAACGTGGTGGCCAAGAGGGAGATCTCAATGTCTTATACGCACGCAGGTATATTCTCAACCAAGACACTCATAACGGCACGCATCATCTGTATGGCAGAAAAGAGGGTTTGGTCCGCCTTGGATTAGAGCTGAAGGAGCATGTTGCAGCACTTGTTCAAGATAAACCGACTGAATCCCTGACAGCAGGGGTTGCTGTGCAACGATTCCAACATCTCGA ACCCAGACTGCGAGATTTCTTTTCCCGAGTCCAAGAACAACTTAGCCCCCGATATGTTCACAATTACACGAGCCTAGCTGACACGCCGTACGTTGTCGATCCGATAGAAGGGACATCCTCAGGCAGCTATGGCACTGTGAGAAAGGTCAATCATAAGGAAAGCGGCGAGCCGCTTGCAATGAAGACTTTTCGCGAAGTCTTTTATCCGAAGCAAATGAAGAAAATATTGAGAGAGATTGGGATTCTAGAGGGTTGCAATCATAAGAACATTGTCCGTTTTGTTCAGGCATTCAGAaccgacgacgaagatgatcAACCTGTACACTTCGTCATGGCTCCATGGGCGCCTTATACATTGTCGCGGTTTCTTCACAGCCCCGATGTTAAGAGAAAGGCTCGGTGTCCCTGGTTTCAGCAAAATTCCTCTGAATCTAACCGTTGCATATATCAAATCATGTACGGGCTGGCTGACGCTGTCGATTACCTACATAAACACCATATCAAGCACAAGGATCTTAAACCCGACAATATTCTTTTATaccaagaaaaaagccaGTACCCTACAGCCTTGATTACAGACGTCGGTGTCAGCAAAATTTACAAGCCTGGAGCCTCTACCAACTTCACTGATAGCACTTACATTTATCTCGCTCCAGAGCAGCATGCGAAGAAAGAGAGCACCTTCAAATCAGATGTTTGGCAGCTAGGATGCTGCTTTGCCGAGATTCTTGCCGTAGCCAACAAAGGGCAGTCAGGCCACGAAGAGCTTCTGGATAGCTTCATTCGGGATGATGAAAACTGCCAATGCTCTATTGCATTTGAGCAACCCTCATTCATAACAACCTTAGGTGCAATCTGCAAGCGAGGCAATTCTGCGCAAAAGAAGGCCTATGCCGTGGTCGTCGGAATGTTGGATTTGAATCCTCAAGACAGGCCAAGTATTGACGCGGTTAAGGCGGCTCTTATGAAATTGCCTGGGGTGAAAACCGAAGCCGCCAATTGCTGA
- a CDS encoding helicase associated domain (HA2) domain-containing protein codes for MAKFVPRQRKHKVLARERAKESARHEVEDTNQEILPAAKKELEEKKARMKEELKKDGEKMSGKKAKRLEKYIDNKLRKDENRELLAKLAERKIDTSLFSSSKSLGQGRETKKQALSRALREHRAGVDPTSSAENILFEQRPEVDEEADEDEDDAHMSDDAVAPIAQPDADVPTPVAPSAQETVAPAVAVGTGLKRPLELDDEGRPVIQKRQKRGGLKTKVSLLAEKQQESEESGDDDEWNGFSGDDDDKAEKDDDDSDEEESEGSSDEGSEDDDDSESEEETSEEEEDEEEIDEEQKSQRSSSFKAWANQQRNEALGYQPVDANSAVLEIPKPENFVPRAPEQDPLPMELQVTEKTSRKVFSVAVVRTPEIEEARMKLPVVSEEQRLMEAIHNHDIVVICGSTGSGKTTQVPQFLYEAGYGSPDSPTPGLIGVTQPRRVAAVSMSKRVADELGDHSSAVAYQIRFEGNVDAKTAIKFMTDGVLLREVAQDITLRKYSAIVIDEAHERSVNTDILIGMLSRVIKLRTELSQEDPTIKPLKLIIMSATLRIEDMTMNPSLFSTPPPVVEVEGRQHPVTIHFARRTHHDYVEEAFRKITRGHKKLPPGGFLVFLTGRNEILQLSKKLKAAFGGPRSAEGPKMQVLPLYSLLPVKEQLRVFEEVPEGTRQIILATNVAETSLTIPGIRFVFDCGRSKERNYDRLSGVQSYEIGWISKASASQRSGRAGRTGPGHCYRLYSSAVYERDFQEFSDPELLRMPIEGIVLQLKAMNLQNVVNFPFPTPPDRQMLAKAEKLLTYLSAISPSGQVTKVGTTMSLFPLSPRFARILLVGHLHNCLPYTIALVAGLSAAEVYLAENQAIPALAEKEDTAIRTAADVIAEDRQANSDAIKLLQVVGEFAHEPTEQWCETHFVRYKVLKEIQQLRKQITDLLRTNIPSFAALQYQEKLDPPSPKQVSALKQMTAAGFLDQVAIRADLAPNPPEQFRKPRRAIDVPYIPLIPLNRPGSGENPCVYIHPTSSLAHRATPSGALDSEKKPKTRMHALTDVTGGQLAGLAKGTPLISYGKPIKEVKAQALGADGATTRECWVVPYLRAENTAGQGWPLPAQKVKQKKVAGKGWIVE; via the exons ATGGCTAAATTCGTCCCCAGACAGAGAAAGCACAAGGTGCTGGCTCGTGAGCGAGCCAAAGAAAGCGCCCGCCATGAGGTCGAAGACACCAACCAGGAAATCCTGCCGGCCGCgaagaaggagctggaggagaagaaggctcgCATGAAGgaggagttgaagaaggatggagaaAAAATGAGTGGAAAGAAGGCGAAGCGTCTGGAGAAATACATTGACAACAAGCTGCGCAAGGACGAGAACCGCGAATTGCTGGCGAAGCTCGCGGAGAGAAAGATCGATACGAGTCTGTTTTCGAGTAGTAAATCTCTGGGACAGGGTCGCGAAACGAAGAAGCAGGCGTTGTCTCGTGCGCTAAGAGAACACAGAGCTGGTGTCGATCCCACGTCCTCGGCGGAAAATATTCTTTTTGAGCAGCGACCtgaggttgatgaggaggcggacgaagacgaagacgatgcgCACATGTCAGACGATGCAGTTGCACCTATAGCACAGCCCGATGCTGATGTACCGACACCCGTTGCCCCGTCCGCCCAAGAGACAGTTGCACCGGCCGTTGCTGTTGGAACCGGCCTGAAGCGGCCTCTCGAACTAGATGACGAAGGCCGGCCGGTGATTCAGAAGCGACAGAAAAGAGGAGGGCTAAAGACCAAGGTTTCACTCCTCGCAGAGAAGCAACAAGAGTCCGAAGAAtcaggagatgatgatgaatggaACGGTTTCAGtggcgacgatgacgacaaggctgagaaagatgatgatgactctgacgaagaagaatccGAAGGCAGCTCAGACGAAGGCtccgaagacgatgatgactcCGAATccgaagaagaaacaagcgaggaagaggaagatgaagaggagataGACGAAGAACAAAAGAGCCAAAGGTCGTCCTCCTTTAAAGCATGGGCCAATCAACAACGAAACGAGGCGCTTGGATACCAGCCGGTGGATGCAAACTCAGCCGTTCTAGAGATACCGAAGCCTGAAAATTTCGTTCCTAGAGCACCCGAACAAGACCCTTTACCGATGGAATTACAAGTCACCGAGAAAACGTCAAGAAAAGTCTTTAGCGTGGCTGTTGTGAGAACTCCCGAGATCGAAGAGGCTCGTATGAAGCTCCCAGTCGTCTCTGAAGAACAGAGGCTCATGGAGGCAATCCACAACCATGACATCGTTGTAATCTGTGGTTCCACTGGTTCGGGAAAAACTACCCAGGTGCCTCAGTTCTTGTATGAGGCGGGTTACGGATCTCCTGATTCGCCTACACCAGGACTAATTGGCGTCACCCAGCCCCGTAGGGTTGCTGCTGTCAGTATGTCCAAGCGAGTTGCCGATGAGCTTGGAGACCACTCAAGTGCGGTAGCCTATCAGATCCGTTTTGAAGGCAATGTTGATGCAAAGACTGCCATCAAGTTCATGACTGATGGTGTGTTGCTTCGAGAGGTTGCCCAGGATATCACACTACGAAAATATTCGGCCATTGTCATCGATGAGGCTCACGAGAGAAGCGTCAACACCGATATCTTGATTGGAATGCTCAGTCGAGTCATTAAACTCAGAACTGAGTTGTCACAGGAGGACCCAACGATTAAGCCCCTGaaactcatcatcatgtctgCCACTCTAAGAATAGAGGACATGACAATGAACCCCAGCCTGTTTTCCACACCACCACCTGTTGTCGAGGTCGAAGGACGACAGCATCCTGTAACTATCCACTTTGCGCGTCGTACTCACCATGATTACGTGGAAGAAGCATTCCGGAAAATCACCAGAGGCCATAAGAAACTGCCACCTGGCGGCTTCTTGGTTTTCCTGACGGGCCGCAATGAGATTCTGCAATTGAGCAAGAAACTCAAGGCGGCTTTCGGCGGCCCTAGGTCAGCTGAGGGCCCCAAG ATGCAGGTACTGCCCCTGTACTCTTTGCTTCCAGTCAAAGAGCAGCTGAGAGTCTTTGAAGAGGTTCCCGAAGGAACTCGGCAGATTATCCTTGCAACCAACGTTGCTGAGACCAGTTTGACTATACCCGGTATTCGATTTGTATTCGACTGTGGACGTTCAAAAGAACGGAATTACGATCGCCTCAGCGGTGTACAGAGCTACGAGATTGGCTGGATCAGCAAGGCCAGCGCAAGTCAGCGATCGGGTCGTGCCGGACGTACGGGCCCTGGTCACTGCTACAGACTCTATTCATCGGCTGTTTACGAGAGAGATTTCCAAGAGTTTTCAGATCCCGAACTGCTGCGGATGCCCATCGAAGGCATCGTGCTGCAGCTCAAGGCGATGAACCTACAAAACGTCGTCAACTTCCCCTTTCCTACACCCCCCGACCGACAAATGCTCGCCAAAGCCGAAAAGCTTCTCACATATCTTTCTGCCATATCTCCCAGCGGCCAGGTTACCAAGGTGGGAACAACAATGTCCTTGTTCCCCCTGTCGCCTCGATTTGCAAGAATCTTGCTCGTTGGACACCTCCACAACTGTTTGCCATATACGATTGCTCTCGTAGCTGGACTCTCCGCAGCAGAAGTTTACCTCGCAGAGAACCAGGCTATTCCAGCTCTCGCTGAAAAGGAAGATACAGCAATCCGCACTGCTGCTGATGTTATTGCCGAAGATCGCCAGGCAAAC TCTGACGCCATCAAGCTTCTCCAAGTCGTCGGCGAGTTTGCACACGAGCCAACCGAGCAATGGTGTGAAACCCATTTCGTCCGCTACAAGGTCCTCAAAGaaatccagcagctgcgAAAGCAAATCACAGATCTACTACGCACAAATATCCCCTCCTTCGCTGCACTACAATATCAAGAAAAACTAGACCCTCCCTCACCGAAGCAAGTCAGCGCGCTGAAGCAAATGACCGCAGCCGGCTTCCTGGACCAAGTCGCCATCCGCGCAGACCTGGCACCCAACCCACCCGAGCAATTCAGAAAACCTCGTCGCGCAATCGACGTGCCTTACATCCCGCTCATCCCTCTCAACAGACCCGGCAGCGGCGAAAACCCCTGTGTCTACATCCATCCCACTTCCTCGCTCGCACAC CGTGCTACACCGTCCGGCGCACTCGactcggagaagaagcccaagacgaGAATGCATGCGCTCACCGACGTGACGGGCGGTCAGCTTGCTGGTCTGGCAAAGGGCACGCCGCTCATTAGCTATGGAAAGCCGATCAAGGAGGTCAAGGCTCAGGCTCTGGGAGCCGATGGAGCGACGACGCGGGAGTGCTGGGTCGTTCCGTATTTGAGGGCAGAGAATACCGCGGGACAGGGATGGCCGCTGCCGGCGCAGAAggtgaagcagaagaaggtggcGGGCAAAGGATGGATTGTTGAATGA
- a CDS encoding kinase phosphorylation protein domain-containing protein has protein sequence MDLLSTIRKTGSRGGVNFSWDEVANSNHRENYLGHSLKAPVGRWAKGRDLNWYAKSDATAAESAETDEERKDREQKEELRKIKEAEEDAIAKALGLPPPLRNSSGANAIEVEPKRQVGESEEDTEVGAGAGVLIGDAIETTDGAVVIELRDGTNATEIGIVSADTADIATGVEAEIGETIGEKIGKMGKAIGEAKDDRETGAGNDIDLDPGNIDDEALGQARAEKIRLEDMSCLLAFGT, from the exons ATGGATCTGCTTTCGACTATCCGCAAGACCGGCTCCAGAGGTGGCGTAAACTTTAGCTGGGACGAAGTCGCCAACTCCAACCACCGCGAAAACTATCTCGGCCACAGCCTCAAGGCGCCAGTTGGACGATGGGCCAAGGGCCGGGATTTGAACTGGTACGCTAAGTCGGACGCCACAGCGGCAGAATCGGCCGAGACAGACGAAGAGCGCAAAGATCGcgaacaaaaagaagagctgcgcaagatcaaggaggcggaagaagaCGCAATCGCCAAAGCACTGGGTTTGCCGCCTCCTCTACGAAACTCATCCGGAGCGAATGCTATCGAAGTTGAGCCCAAGCGACAAGTAG gagagagcgaagaagacACAGAAGtaggagcaggagcaggagtcCTGATAGGCGACGCGATAGAGACTACCGACGGCGCAGTCGTGATCGAGCTGAGGGACGGGACGAACGCGACCGAGATCGGGATCGTGAGCGCCGACACCGCCGACATCGCGACAGGAGTCGAAGCAGAGATCGGCGAGACAATAGGCGAGAAGATCGGGAAGATGGGAAAGGCGATAGGCGAGGCGAAAGACGACAGAGAGACAGGAGCAGGCAACGACATCGATCTCGATCCAGGGAACATAGACGACGAAGCCCTGGGCCAAGCTCGCGCCGAGAAGATTAGACTGGAAGACATGTCATGTTTACTGGCGTTTGGTACTTGA
- a CDS encoding MED6 mediator sub complex component domain-containing protein, whose amino-acid sequence MANPNDPPLDEIQWRSPQIVAQMGGLHSNTILFYFAESPFFERTSNNAVIMAQAMNNMAMYHYIQTREAFETRLKTMSGLEFIVGEEPAETGPGMGTGVWVIRKQTRRKRYQDDDEITVHASFFVVGENIYMAPTLADILASRIMTISSAIAKALPAAEAARKWRPSTGHVYQLPASQSSTQPKPQESKDEKPVLDEAGKPLSAVAKHDAPFMDRVAEESFMIHLRYGGEYIDEIPITGKPGEFHLSSTGRKPVLPPQGAAPTGISAMSGPPMLNTKLDDKKDGRPDKTPKSATMPKLKRKKSKMSPSVTPAATPGAS is encoded by the exons ATGGCGAATCCCAACGATCCCCCCCTCGACGAGATCCAATGGCGCTCTCCCCAGATTGTAGCCCAGATGGGCGGCCTCCACTCCAACACAATCCTCTTCTACTTTGCCGAATCACCCTTCTTCGAGCGCACCTCCAACAacgccgtcatcatggccCAGGCAATGAACAACATGGCCATGTACCACTACATCCAGACGCGCGAGGCCTTTGAAACACGTCTCAAGACAATGTCGGGGTTGGAATTCATCGTGGGAGAGGAGCCGGCCGAAACAGGCCCGGGCATGGGAACAGGTGTTTGGGTCATTCGGAAGCAGACGAGGCGGAAGCGGtaccaagatgatgacgagatCACTGTCCACGCTTCATTCTTTGTCGTGGGCGAAAACATCTATATGGCTCCTACGTTGGCAGATATTCTGGCTTCAAGAATC ATGACGATATCTTCAGCCATCGCAAAGGCATTGCCAGCCGCCGAGGCAGCCCGCAAATGGCGTCCTTCCACAGGCCACGTATACCAACTCCCCGCAAGCCAATCCTCCACCCAACCCAAGCCACAAGAATCCAAGGACGAGAAGCCCGTACTCGACGAGGCCGGCAAACCTCTCTCGGCAGTAGCCAAGCACGACGCCCCCTTCATGGACAGAGTCGCCGAAGAATCCTTCATGATTCACCTGAGATACGGAGGCGAGTACATCGACGAGATTCCTATTACAGGCAAGCCGGGAGAGTTCCACCTCTCTTCTACGGGTCGCAAGCCCGTGCTTCCTCCGCAGGGCGCAGCTCCCACGGGCATCAGCGCTATGAGCGGGCCTCCTATGCTGAATACGAAGCTGGATGATAAAAAGGATGGCAGGCCGGACAAGACGCCGAAATCAGCCACGATGCCGAAGCttaagaggaagaagagcaagatgagccCGAGCGTGACTCCTGCTGCAACGCCTGGAGCTTCATGA